Within the Granulicella sibirica genome, the region TGGGAGCGGCGGCATACGTGGTATTGCCCGCCTGGCTGGCCTGGACGACGACCGTTCCGGTCGCTCCGGTTAGGGTGAGGGTGTTGCCGGAGATGGTAGCCGGTCCGGAGACAAGCGTGTAAGTGACGGCTAGACCGGAAGAGGCAGTAGCTGACAGCGTGAATGGGGCGTCCTCAATGGTGTGGCTTGCAATCGCCGGGAATGCAATCGTCTGGGTGGCGAGGGACACCACGAGAGTCCGCGGAGCGCTCACGCTGGCGGCATAGTTCGTGTCTCCGCTGTAACTTGCCGTAACGCTGTACGTGCCAACCGGAATCTGGCTCGTGCTGAAGCTGCCAGCCCCGCTCGCTCCAAGCGTGATGGTAGTCGTCCCAAGGCCTCCGCCGCTACTGGCGAGAGTAACGGTGCCGGTGGGGACGGGCGTGGTCTGCCCGGCACCGGCGACGCTGACGGTGAAGAGGACGTTCTGGCCTGCGGTGGCCGCGAGCGGAGCGATCGTGAGGCTGGTTGTACTCGCGACAGCCACTGACGGTGCGGAGACGAGCGGAATCGTCGGGGAGACGCTTGCCGCGAAGTTTGCATCAGCCGGGTAGCTCACATCCACGTTGTGCGTTCCCGCAGTGCCGGTGACATTCACCGGAGTGAGGGTCGCGGTTGCGGTCTGGGTGACCTGGCTGAGCAGAATACCGGCGGTGCTATCGCTGAAGTCCGAGATGGCGAGATCGGGATAACCGTCTCCGTTGAAATCAGCGGCCACCTGTCCGTACGGGAAGTTCCCGGTTGGGTACTTTATCTGGGCCTGGAAGGTCCCGTCGCCATTGCCAAGGAGATAGCTTTCCGTCAGGTCGGTCTGCGCGGCAGTGCCGGTATTACCGGTGGAAAGGTCGAGGAAGCCATCGCCGTTGAAGTCGGCGATGACGAGGCCCACGGGGTCGATGCCGACAGGGTAGGTCACCTGCGCCTGGAAGGTGCCGTCATCCTGGCCGATCAGCACGCTGATCGTGTTGTCGCCGCTATTGGTGACGGCGATATCCAGGAATCCATCGTTGTTGAGGTCTGCGACCTGCACGCCCTGTGGCCTGGAACCAACCGGGTAGGTGACCTGCGGCTGGAAGGTGCCATCGCCGTTGCCGCGCAAGATGCTGATGGTGTTGTCGCCGAAGTTGCCGATGACGAGGTCGACATTGCCGTCTTTGTCGAAGTCTCCCTCCGCCAGCGTCTGAGGGGTGGTCCCGGTCTGATAGGTGACCGCGGGGTGGAACGTGCCATCACCAACACCGAGCAGAATGCTTACCGATCCCGTGTAGTAGTCTCCCACGGCAATGTCGGCGATACCGTCGTGGTTCAGGTCCATGACGCCGAGGCCAACGGGCGATGCGACGGCATAGGTCACCTGAGGCATGAAGGTGCCGTCGCCAACACCCAGAAGGATGCTGATGCTCCCGCTCCCGGTGTTCGCGACCACAAGATCGAGATTGCCGTCGCCATTGAAGTCAGCGACGAGCACACGCTCCGGCAGGTTGCCTGCGGGGTAGCTGACCTGCGGCTCAAAGGTTCCGTCGCCGTTGCCGAGCAGGACACTGACGGATGCGCCGTCGTAGTTCTCGGTGACCACATCCATGAACCCGTCACCATTGAAGTCTCCGCTTGCGATGCCATAGGGATGAGTGCCCACCGTATTGGGAGAGCCGGTCGCAGGCGTGGTCGTAAAGGCGAGTGTTGCGGGAGCGAGTGAAGCAGTTCCAAGCACCGGAGTACCGGTATTGCTGGTGTCACTGAAGGTGAGGGTTCCCGTCGGCCCGGCGGTGCGATCTCCCAGGCCTACGACTGTTCCGAGGAGGCTATAGGCACCGACGCCCCCGGACGATACAAGCGTTGACGATGACGGATAGATTCCTGTCACGGCAACGGTCTGCTCGGTCGAGACGCTGGCGGACGCAGACGCGGTTGCTATGAAAGTGGCCGTGTAGCTGTGACTCCCGATCGTTCCAGCAGCAAGCCTCAACACGGCATTGCCGGCCGGGTTCAACTGGACAGTGCCCAGATTGGAGTAGGCGTTGCAGCCCCGGACGGCGAGATCGCAGAAGTACACCTGCCCGGTCGTAAGAGGAGCGCTCGAGGAGTTGGTGACCGAGGCGGTAAGGGTGATGGGCGACCGGTAGGCAACAGTCGCTGGAGCGGCGGTCAGAGCAACGGTCGTGGCTGCAGACGAAGTGACGATGACCTGTTGCCCATTACTTGTGCTCGTCGCATAGTTGGCGTCGCCACTGTAGACCGCAAGAATGGAATCCTGGCCGACGGGAAGCGTGGTGGTGGTAAGAGTCGCGATTCCTCCCGTCCCGGTAGACGTGACGGGAGCCGTGCCCACAACGGTGATCCCGAGGACGAAGTTCACCGAGCCCGTCAGGGCAGGAGAGCTTGCTCCTGCGATGGTCGCGGTCAACGTAACGGGCTGTCCGCTCACGACGGTGCTCGCACTGGAGGTGAGGTTGGTCGTCGTGGGCTGGGCGGTAGGTCCGCCGTTGACGACAAGAGTCGTCGGGCCGCTGGTTCCGGCCCCGACCGTCGTCGACCCGTTATAGCGGGCGTGGACAGTGTAGGTTCCCCCGGCCAGGGCGCTCGTAGTGAACGTCGCCTCCTGGTCCCCGTCACCTGCGGTAGCCAGCGTTCCAGATCCAATGACAGTGTTGTTGGAGTCGAGGAAATCAACCGTGCCGGTAGGAGTCACATTCGTGTTCGTGCTCCCGTTAAAAAACTGTGCGGTGACGACCGCGCCGAACGTGATCGCCTGCCCGAACGTCGCCGGGTTCGGAGAGACAAAAAGTGTGGTGGTGCTTTGCGGAGTCTGACCGTTGAGTGTGTACGAACTCGGCGTCGCCGACCCGTTCCCGCTCGTCGAGTCGATGGTGAGGGTCGCGGTGTAGGTCTTCGGAGTGGTGGGCGAAAATAGAAGGTTGAGGATGCACGTCCCACCCGCCTGGAGAGCGTTGTCGTCCACCAGGCAAGTTGTTCCATCTGGGTTGACGGAGAAGGCGGGGTCGCTGAAGGTGAAGCTGCTGAAGGAGAGTCCGTCTGTGCCGGTATTCGCGACGTAGATCGATCCGACGGTGCTTTGTCCCACCTGGGCGCCCACGGTGAGGGATCCGGTGCCGCGGTTGACCCTCGCAACAGCGCTGGTCGCGGATGAATTGAACCCTTCGTAGATATTTCCCTGCGGATCGATGGCGACGGAGGTCGGACCGTTGAAGCCGGTGCCGAGGCGACTCTGGAAGCTGGAGATCACGTTGAGCCCGCCGCTCGCGGCGATGGCGACGCTGCCCCCGGCGTCGACAGCGATCCCCTGGATGGTGCCGAAGTTGCTCTGACCGATGGTGACCCGGGCAGACGTATTCCCGCCGGGGTATTCGTAGACCGTGTTGATCGTGCCTGCCTGGGCGTAATAAATGTCTCCGGCTGCATCAACGGCAATGCCCACGAGGCTGGTAAGGCCCGTTGCTACAGTTGTTTCTTCCCCAGAGTTGTCGAGTTTGATGATGCGGCTGTTGCCCGCGTCCGCGATGTAGAGATCGCCCATTCCGTCGACGGCGAGCCCGATTGGGTCGGAGAGGGGCGTCGTCGGGACGGGGTGCTGCACGCCATGCTGCGTCTGCCCATAGACGAGATTATTCACCCTATCGGCGACGTAAACGTTATCCTCGCCATCGACAGCGATGGCTCCGGGACTACTCAGGCCCCGGAAGCCAGAGGCCTGTTGGTTGCTTCCGTCGGGATTCGACACGAAAACATCTTTGGAGGATGTACTGGAGATGTACACCAGGCCGTCGGGGCCAATCGTGATTCCACCTGGATTGGCCACGCTCGGCGCGGCGTTGGCGAAAGATCCAAACGTGAAGCCGATCTGCGCACCGATGCCGGTTCCGTAGAAGTATTGCTGGAAGACCGGGACGCCGTCGGAGTTAGGGTAGAAGATCGAGTCGAGACGCAGTCCGGGAGCCGTGGGGGCGAAGGTCACGGTCGCACTGCAGTTGTAGTTTGGAAAGGGGCCGGTGCCGCCGGCCGGGGTGCAGGTTGTCGCGGATGCCGTGAAGTCTTTCCCGAAGGAGGTAGAAAGTTGCGTACGGGAATTATTGGTAACAAACGTGACGGTCTGCGTGGTGCTCTGGCCCACGGCGACGGAGCCGAACGATTGCGAATCGCCTGTCTGGGCACCGGCTGAGAGATTCGTTGAAGCGAGAAGAAGACCGAGCAGAACCGGAAACGACAGCAACCTGGGGAGCGAACTCATTCGGGACCTCGAGCGACGACCGCTCGTGCTTTTGGGATGATGGGAACGTGCAAACGCCGCGCCCACTCTCATGGGGGAACGCTTGCACCTACCTGTATACATGGCCCCCTTAAACAGGGACAGATGAATTTACGCTTTTGGCAAATTTTTCTGCCCGTGCCTCAGCTTCTCAGCCCGGAAGCTAGTCCCCCGCCGCCAGCATCGGCGATTCCACCGCGACGTGCCGCTCTTCCACGATTCCCAGTGCCTCTTTCACCGCCGCGCTCACCTCGTGCGCCTGCGCATCCGTCATCGCGTCGAACAGCGGCAGCGTCAGCGCCCGCGCAGCGATTTCATCCGTCACCGGCAACGACACCGGACTGAACGAATCCCTGAAGTAGGGCTGCTCCGCCACATGCGGAGAGAAGTAATTCGCTGACCCAATCCCCAACCGTGTCAGCTCAGCCTGCACCTTGCTGCGATACGGCGCTAACTCCTTTGGAAGCAGCGTCGACGTAAACTGGTGCGCCTGCCGATGCGCCTTCACCGGCTGAAACGACAGCTCCGGAAGCGCCTCCCGGTACATCCCAACCAGTTCCGAACGCCTCTGCATCACCTCGTCGAAGCTCTCCAGCCGCAGGCTCGCCAGCAGCGCCGACACCTCGGTCATCTTCCCGTTCAACCCAACCATCGTTGCGTTGCGCGGCTCGCCGAATCCAAAGTTGCTCATCGTCCGCAGCGTGCGAATCATCTCCGAATCGGCGCTATAGATAAGCCCGCCCTCGCTCGTGGCAAAAGACTTCGTCACATGCATGGAGTAGATGACGGATCCCGAAAAGCCCGAACCAAATCCAAGCCCGTTCCCGGAGATCGTCCCTAGCGATGCCGCGGCGTCGATCACCACCGGAATGCCGTAGTCCCGCTGAATCTTCTCGTACCGGTCAAGATCGATGTCATAGCCGAACGTGGCATACGGCACCACCACCGCGATCTCGTCCTTGTACCGCTCCAGCAACTCCGCTTCGCTGTGCTCGTCCGCGGACCAGTCCACCCGGTTGATGTCACAAAACAGCGGTGTGAGCCGGTTCCACTGCACAGCCTGCGCTGCGGCGGCAAAGGTGAACGAGGGCATCAGCGCGTAACGCCGCTTCGTCGCCGGCCTTCGCATCATCGCCTGGCGAACCGCCATGATCAGCCCGATCGTGGCATTGCAGACGGTAAGGCACTCGCCCACGCCGCCAAACACCTGGTTCGTCATCCTCTGCTCGAAGCCAATGCTGAGCGGACCGAAGTTGCTGAAGATGGCGCGCTCTTCCAGAGCCTTCAGCTCGGCGATCGCCTCGCTGAGCTTTGCTGGATTCGGGCGGGCGAGCGGGATCCGTATCACAGCGCAATCCCTGCAGTCGCCACAACTCTCTCGCCATGCGCTTGCACCGGCAGCCGCGCTTCCGGGCTCGCCGTTACGGGCAGAATCGCGTTCACGATGATTGACCCAATCCCGTTCTGCCATAGCCAGAGCCCATTCGCCTGGCCCACGAAACTCGGCTCGCCACCAAACTTGCCGTAAGGAACAAAGCCCGCAGCGAGCCCAATGCCATACAAGCCCTCAATCGGATTGCTCTTCGCGTCCAGCACCCGGCACTGTGCATCGACCAGGGGAGCCGAAACATGGCTCTCGGCAAACAGAGTGATCGCTGCGTTCTGGTGATCCAGAATCGGAAGCGCGCTCGGCCGGTAGCCAAGTGCCGCAATCACCAGGTCCGCTTCGTCGATGAGCGCAAGAGCTTCCGGATCGTGTTCTTTCGTCAGGTGCATCGTCATGCGCGGCTCAGGAGCACGTCCACCAATCCCCCGAACCTGCATCAGCAACTCCCGCGAATCCAGCCGCAGGCCAGCAAGCCGAAAGACACGCTGTGTGACCGGGCAAATGTCATGTGGACCGAACTCGTCGTATCCATCTGCCACCGCCTCCTCGACGCTCATGTAGTACACGCTCAGCGGACGCCGGTGAAACACCGTCACCCCGCCGCTCTTGAAGTGCACCTCCGGGAGCCGGTTCAGCAGCGCGTGCGCCACCGCCATCGCGCTCGTCGAGCCGCCCAGGATCGCGACCTTCGGCGCTGCCTTCTCGCTCAACATCTTCGTCACAATAGTGAGACCGCCGAGGCTGATCACCTCGCCGGATTGCATCAGCTTCTTGCCCCAGCGCTCCACAACCGGAGCACCCGCGACGAACTCGTTGTCGAGCCGCGCATGCGGCTGCGTCGCACCCGTCGCCAGCACAAGCTGCTTCGTTTGAAACGTGCGCTTGTGACCCCTCACATCGGAGACCAGAACCCGCCAGCTTCCATCTGGACACGACTGCGCCGACTCCGCCGTGCAGGAGGTCAGTACCGCGCTCTGCGGGTACTCCTCGATCAGCGCGTGCATCGCCTCGCCCACCAGCGCCATCAGTTCGCCCACGTCCCGCAGCGGAACAGCACCAGCACCAGCCTCCGCGATGCGCTTCGCTACCGGCGTCTCCAGGATCTTATGCAGGCTCGCCTCGCTGCCGACCCGAAGCGGATCAACGAACGTGTATCCCGTGCTGTCGGAGTTGATCGTGTAGTTGCCGATCTGCCCCTTACCGATCTTGGCGCCACGTTCGATGAGCAGAAGCCCGTGTTCCAGGAGCTCCCTCAGCTTGCCGTCACGATGCGCGCTTAACAGAACCGCAACTCCTGCAGGGCCACCTCCAACGATAATTGCGCCGAACTGACCTTTTGAACTTGTCACTGTGCCTGCCTGGAAAGCGAAAGTGTCCTACCGAAAATGGCTCAAGATGTGCGGAGCTGTGAAGGCGTCTATCAGAGGAGATAACAATGCCCTTTGGCCGTCTATCCACGAAAAGTTGTACAACGCTTTCTATCGGCGGATTCTCGAGTTCACCTTAGGCAAGGCAATATGTTTTCCCTCTTGTGTTCGTTTCGCTACGAGGCAGGACGAGAACCAGGCGAGATGCAGCCTACAAGCGCGGGACCGCTCGCCGCGTCTTCCAAAGCGTGTCGCAGACAGTCGCAAGCGCGAGCATCTTTGTCTTGCTCACGATATTGTCCAGAACGTTCGGAGCGCGGAACGCCTTCCGCGCCATCTCGCGCGCGGCCGGATAGTTCTTCTGCTTGAGGTACAGGTAAGCGATCTGCCCGTAGCGGCGGCCCTTGGAGGCTCGCACCGACCGGTGCCACTCGTCAGGAAGGATACTCTCCATGCGCTCGCAAAACTCCAGGTCGATCAGGTCCTGGTGCAGCGCGTTCTTGCTCATGTAGGCGCTTCCGGGGGTCAGGACGTAGTCCGCCATCACCCGGTCGATCAGGATGATGTCCCCCGACACTCCCGCCATCAGCAGAATGGGCCAGTCAGCCAGCCCCGTCAGATCGAAAAACCACGACGGCAATTTGTGATGAAGACCGTTACGAAACATGATCGTCGGCGAGGGCACGAAGTTGCTGCGAATGATCCGCTCCAGTCCATACCGGCCGGCTGGCACGAATGGGCTCTTCTTGTGAAGAACCTCTCCCGTCGAGGTCACCTGTCGGACGTAGTGACCACACGCACTCACCGTCTGGTCTGATTCCAGCAGATTGACTTGGATTGCCATCTTCTCCGGATCCGTCCAGTAGTCGTCCGCATCCAGCCACGCGATGTACTTTCCCCGGCAGTTCTCGAACGTGTCGTAGAAATTTCTCTGCATCCCTAGGTTCTTGGCCCGCTCGAGAACACGAACCACATCCGGGTAACGCTCTTGGTACGACCTGGCAACGGCAAGCGTTTGATCTTTGGAACAGTCGTCGCCAATGACAATCTCGAAGGCAAAAGACGTTTGCTGCCGCAGAACGCTGTCCAACGCCCTTGCAAGCCACGCCTCCGAGTTATAAGCCGTCATGGAGACACTGACCATCGGAACTGGCATAAGCACAGCTTCGCTGGCCCCCGGGGCCTGCACCATCATAGCGGTCGCTTCCCTTTCGGCCTGCCTCTGTCCGCTCCGTTCGGCCCTCGGTTGCGTTCGTGGCTGCATCCGGTTCGCCCTATCGCATTGAATCCGTTCGCCATCGTCTCCCGCATCCTCGGCTCGATTCTATCGCTGTCGTTCGTTCTGTTCCCAGGTGCCGTCCCTCGAATAACACCGAAGTTGTACGGCTCACGAAGCAAAAAGATCGTCTAACCCCTCTTGTAGCTCATGATGAACCCGGCGTAGAAGGAATACCTCAATTGAGGGATAGCGAGGACAATTTGCCCGCAGTAGGGTTCTCGTAGATGCTTGCGTCATAAAGACGCTGAATCCGCATCCTTCTCTATGCTTCTAAGACAGTCGCTCGCGCACTGTTCCGATTAACCTGTAAGCGGCCCTTGAACCAGGGGCCGGGATGGTGGGATTTTTACATGCAACTCTCCCTGAATGTGCGACAGGGCCGCTTGGGCCGGTGGATGATGTACTGCACGCCGGCCATGGCTACAGAACCTGAACTTGGGCCGGATGTGAACTTTGGGACCTTGGAAGAACTCACCGCCGCGCTTGACGAGGCCGGCATCAACCGTGGGCGATATGCCCCGACGATTAGGGCGGCGAAAGATGGTTACGGATCCGGGTTCCTTGTCTCTCGGATCGAAGCAACGAAACTCGAGTTGCTCGATACTTAGTTGCTATGGCATCTCGAATCGACTCACACCACCACCTGTGGACGTACGATCCAGAGGAGTTTTCGTGGATCACTCCGGAAATGGCGGCGATCAGGCGAGATTTCCTGCCGGCGGATCTGGAAGAACAGCTTGCACCCGCGAGGATAGACGGCACCGTCGTCGTGCAGGCGCGGCAGACCGTGGAGGAGACGGAGTGGCTGCTTGGAGTCGCTCGTAGCTCTGACAAGGTCCTTGGCGTGGTGGGGTGGCTGCCAATTGCGTCAGAGTATTTTGAACAGCACTTGGAGCGGTTTGCAGGTGCTGACCTGCTCAAGGGCCTTCGCCATGTCGTGCAGGGGGAAGATGCAGGATTCCTCGACGGAACAGCGTTCAATAAGGGAATCTCGCGGCTGAAGCCCCACGGGCTGGTATACGATCTGCTGATCTATTCAGGGCAGATGGAGGAAGCCCTGCGATTCGTCGACCGGCATCCGAACCAGCCCTTTGTACTCGATCACGTGGGGAAGCCGGGGATTCGTCGGCGCGAGGTCGAGCCCTGGAAGAAGTGGATTGGGGGCCTCGGGAAGCGGCCAAACGTTAGCTGCAAGGTCTCGGGGATGGTAACCGAAGCGGATTGGACGAACTGGAACCCGGCTACCCTGTCTCCGTACTTCGAGACTGTCTTGGAGGCGTTCGGGGCGGCCAGGCTGATGGTTGGGACGGACTGGCCGGTTGTGACCCTGGGCTGTTCGTACAGCAAATGGTGGGAGATCGTCGAAGAGTGGGTCGCGAACCTCTCGGAGGCGGAGCAGGCAGGCATCCTTGGAGAGAACGCCGCTCGGATTTATCGGCTGAAAACTTGACAGACATCCCCCGGGAAAAGCGTCCCTAGTCACCAGCACATCGAAAAACATGCACGCAAAACGCATCCAGCCAATAAAGACGCACCCTTCACCACGTTTGATGACCGTCCGCTAACCACGTTTACCGTACAACGCCCCACATCCTACCGTCACTTTTCGCCCGCTAAATGTCTGTCGCCCAGTTTGCAACAGGCCGGAGAGCCTCGACCTGGGAAAAGGCCTTGTCGCTGGTAACCAGGATCGCGTCCGCGGCAATAGCGTGGGCAGCAATGAGCATATCCATAGCGGAAAGGGTCTTGCCAGCCGATGCGAGCTGCGCCCGAAGCGTCCCATAAGCGCCAGCCGCGGCCGAATCCCAGGGCAGCACGAGCACAGTGGCAAGCAGGGATTCCACAGCAGCCCGAAGCCGCGTAGCTTCAGGCTTTTTCGCCAATCCATAGAGGATTTCTCCCTCCGTAATGGCAGAAATAGCCAGAGGAGAGTGCTCGATCAGCGAGGTCATCTGTGCCCGGGCAGCGGGGGAGCGCCCGTTGACGATGTAAGCGAAAGTGTTGGTATCAAGGAGGTAAAGGGTCGTGCCCCTCACATCCACTCCCTCTCCTCAGGCTGCCGTTGGTCCCGGTCAAGGAGGAGATCCCCCGCTCCGCCAGCATCGTCAATCTGGGCAAAGATCTCGGTCAGAGAACGCTTGAGCGGATGCT harbors:
- a CDS encoding FG-GAP-like repeat-containing protein, yielding MSSLPRLLSFPVLLGLLLASTNLSAGAQTGDSQSFGSVAVGQSTTQTVTFVTNNSRTQLSTSFGKDFTASATTCTPAGGTGPFPNYNCSATVTFAPTAPGLRLDSIFYPNSDGVPVFQQYFYGTGIGAQIGFTFGSFANAAPSVANPGGITIGPDGLVYISSTSSKDVFVSNPDGSNQQASGFRGLSSPGAIAVDGEDNVYVADRVNNLVYGQTQHGVQHPVPTTPLSDPIGLAVDGMGDLYIADAGNSRIIKLDNSGEETTVATGLTSLVGIAVDAAGDIYYAQAGTINTVYEYPGGNTSARVTIGQSNFGTIQGIAVDAGGSVAIAASGGLNVISSFQSRLGTGFNGPTSVAIDPQGNIYEGFNSSATSAVARVNRGTGSLTVGAQVGQSTVGSIYVANTGTDGLSFSSFTFSDPAFSVNPDGTTCLVDDNALQAGGTCILNLLFSPTTPKTYTATLTIDSTSGNGSATPSSYTLNGQTPQSTTTLFVSPNPATFGQAITFGAVVTAQFFNGSTNTNVTPTGTVDFLDSNNTVIGSGTLATAGDGDQEATFTTSALAGGTYTVHARYNGSTTVGAGTSGPTTLVVNGGPTAQPTTTNLTSSASTVVSGQPVTLTATIAGASSPALTGSVNFVLGITVVGTAPVTSTGTGGIATLTTTTLPVGQDSILAVYSGDANYATSTSNGQQVIVTSSAATTVALTAAPATVAYRSPITLTASVTNSSSAPLTTGQVYFCDLAVRGCNAYSNLGTVQLNPAGNAVLRLAAGTIGSHSYTATFIATASASASVSTEQTVAVTGIYPSSSTLVSSGGVGAYSLLGTVVGLGDRTAGPTGTLTFSDTSNTGTPVLGTASLAPATLAFTTTPATGSPNTVGTHPYGIASGDFNGDGFMDVVTENYDGASVSVLLGNGDGTFEPQVSYPAGNLPERVLVADFNGDGNLDLVVANTGSGSISILLGVGDGTFMPQVTYAVASPVGLGVMDLNHDGIADIAVGDYYTGSVSILLGVGDGTFHPAVTYQTGTTPQTLAEGDFDKDGNVDLVIGNFGDNTISILRGNGDGTFQPQVTYPVGSRPQGVQVADLNNDGFLDIAVTNSGDNTISVLIGQDDGTFQAQVTYPVGIDPVGLVIADFNGDGFLDLSTGNTGTAAQTDLTESYLLGNGDGTFQAQIKYPTGNFPYGQVAADFNGDGYPDLAISDFSDSTAGILLSQVTQTATATLTPVNVTGTAGTHNVDVSYPADANFAASVSPTIPLVSAPSVAVASTTSLTIAPLAATAGQNVLFTVSVAGAGQTTPVPTGTVTLASSGGGLGTTTITLGASGAGSFSTSQIPVGTYSVTASYSGDTNYAASVSAPRTLVVSLATQTIAFPAIASHTIEDAPFTLSATASSGLAVTYTLVSGPATISGNTLTLTGATGTVVVQASQAGNTTYAAAPSVTQSFTVSGAPLPTLTGITPAAITLGSAATTITLTGTNFNSVDVLRLNGTGTIATTFVNATTLTAVIPASALATAGTIQVAVSDLIGKTTSNALTITVSNTPAVVFTGPTTPPASGQQPTLTFQLTNPYPVPLTASFNLLFTPATTPAVDDPAIQFAGGGRNYTFTVAANSVVTPPIQLQAGTEAGTITVPVTLTAQGVDVTPASLTPVVIVIPPAAPVVSLVTMNSTGGGVNVVVTGYSNTREATQAKFHFTAASGADLNTPDFTANINPLFGTWYSSAASAPYGSTVVYTQSFTLDSGTASTITGVTVTLTNSIGTSNTGSSQ
- a CDS encoding DegT/DnrJ/EryC1/StrS family aminotransferase, which gives rise to MIRIPLARPNPAKLSEAIAELKALEERAIFSNFGPLSIGFEQRMTNQVFGGVGECLTVCNATIGLIMAVRQAMMRRPATKRRYALMPSFTFAAAAQAVQWNRLTPLFCDINRVDWSADEHSEAELLERYKDEIAVVVPYATFGYDIDLDRYEKIQRDYGIPVVIDAAASLGTISGNGLGFGSGFSGSVIYSMHVTKSFATSEGGLIYSADSEMIRTLRTMSNFGFGEPRNATMVGLNGKMTEVSALLASLRLESFDEVMQRRSELVGMYREALPELSFQPVKAHRQAHQFTSTLLPKELAPYRSKVQAELTRLGIGSANYFSPHVAEQPYFRDSFSPVSLPVTDEIAARALTLPLFDAMTDAQAHEVSAAVKEALGIVEERHVAVESPMLAAGD
- a CDS encoding FAD-dependent oxidoreductase — its product is MTSSKGQFGAIIVGGGPAGVAVLLSAHRDGKLRELLEHGLLLIERGAKIGKGQIGNYTINSDSTGYTFVDPLRVGSEASLHKILETPVAKRIAEAGAGAVPLRDVGELMALVGEAMHALIEEYPQSAVLTSCTAESAQSCPDGSWRVLVSDVRGHKRTFQTKQLVLATGATQPHARLDNEFVAGAPVVERWGKKLMQSGEVISLGGLTIVTKMLSEKAAPKVAILGGSTSAMAVAHALLNRLPEVHFKSGGVTVFHRRPLSVYYMSVEEAVADGYDEFGPHDICPVTQRVFRLAGLRLDSRELLMQVRGIGGRAPEPRMTMHLTKEHDPEALALIDEADLVIAALGYRPSALPILDHQNAAITLFAESHVSAPLVDAQCRVLDAKSNPIEGLYGIGLAAGFVPYGKFGGEPSFVGQANGLWLWQNGIGSIIVNAILPVTASPEARLPVQAHGERVVATAGIAL
- a CDS encoding glycosyltransferase, with amino-acid sequence MPVPMVSVSMTAYNSEAWLARALDSVLRQQTSFAFEIVIGDDCSKDQTLAVARSYQERYPDVVRVLERAKNLGMQRNFYDTFENCRGKYIAWLDADDYWTDPEKMAIQVNLLESDQTVSACGHYVRQVTSTGEVLHKKSPFVPAGRYGLERIIRSNFVPSPTIMFRNGLHHKLPSWFFDLTGLADWPILLMAGVSGDIILIDRVMADYVLTPGSAYMSKNALHQDLIDLEFCERMESILPDEWHRSVRASKGRRYGQIAYLYLKQKNYPAAREMARKAFRAPNVLDNIVSKTKMLALATVCDTLWKTRRAVPRL
- a CDS encoding amidohydrolase family protein, which translates into the protein MASRIDSHHHLWTYDPEEFSWITPEMAAIRRDFLPADLEEQLAPARIDGTVVVQARQTVEETEWLLGVARSSDKVLGVVGWLPIASEYFEQHLERFAGADLLKGLRHVVQGEDAGFLDGTAFNKGISRLKPHGLVYDLLIYSGQMEEALRFVDRHPNQPFVLDHVGKPGIRRREVEPWKKWIGGLGKRPNVSCKVSGMVTEADWTNWNPATLSPYFETVLEAFGAARLMVGTDWPVVTLGCSYSKWWEIVEEWVANLSEAEQAGILGENAARIYRLKT
- a CDS encoding type II toxin-antitoxin system VapC family toxin; this translates as MRGTTLYLLDTNTFAYIVNGRSPAARAQMTSLIEHSPLAISAITEGEILYGLAKKPEATRLRAAVESLLATVLVLPWDSAAAGAYGTLRAQLASAGKTLSAMDMLIAAHAIAADAILVTSDKAFSQVEALRPVANWATDI